The following are encoded in a window of Maridesulfovibrio ferrireducens genomic DNA:
- a CDS encoding DUF3426 domain-containing protein, with translation MIITCSNCETKFNLPDSKIPAGGVKVKCSKCANVFKVSPPALEPEDEVASMLEEEIVSEPKPQPKPKPKPKPEPEPEPEPEAPAEEDLDEDLFGEDSSEETEEDLDEDLFGDLGADDEAPAVAGTDDLEDDLFGSDDNDADADLGADLFDDDEPAAATADDEEAFDIDEELFGSDEDDEFSEEAAEEEAPEPAAEEESFDEDELFGDDEETESFSEDELFGDDEEVEDEESYEEGESFEEEDDEEHGLPLDDGEINGFDLDEDSTRSSAGKNGGKKKGKGMIITLIIVLLFAGGAGAAWYLKLWESVPFDIPFVSSTDNGEMDASEPPSKRFSKFSFKDLRQFYVNNDKAGQLFIIEGKVVNNFNKPKELIEVEAQLFDDKGQVLDSQRLLCGNTLSLFQLEVQSREEIDAGLTSKVGVLSNNTLLKPGMDTPFMVVFFKPSPAVKEYVINVVEAKNPPKK, from the coding sequence ATGATTATTACGTGTTCCAACTGTGAGACCAAGTTCAATTTACCGGATAGTAAAATTCCAGCAGGCGGAGTTAAAGTTAAATGCTCCAAGTGTGCGAATGTTTTTAAGGTAAGCCCTCCTGCTCTAGAGCCGGAAGACGAAGTTGCGTCTATGCTCGAAGAAGAGATTGTTAGTGAGCCGAAGCCGCAACCAAAACCTAAACCTAAACCTAAACCTGAGCCAGAACCTGAGCCAGAACCGGAAGCTCCTGCTGAAGAAGATCTTGATGAAGATTTGTTTGGCGAAGACTCAAGCGAAGAAACTGAAGAGGATCTTGATGAAGATCTTTTCGGTGACCTTGGAGCCGATGATGAGGCACCCGCTGTTGCCGGTACTGATGATCTTGAAGATGATCTTTTCGGTTCAGATGATAATGATGCCGACGCTGATTTAGGTGCGGATCTTTTTGATGATGATGAGCCTGCGGCAGCTACTGCTGACGACGAAGAGGCTTTTGATATAGACGAGGAACTTTTCGGCAGTGATGAAGATGATGAATTTTCAGAAGAAGCCGCTGAAGAAGAAGCTCCCGAACCAGCAGCCGAAGAAGAGTCTTTTGATGAAGATGAACTCTTTGGCGACGACGAAGAAACTGAATCTTTTTCCGAAGATGAACTTTTCGGCGATGATGAAGAAGTTGAAGACGAAGAGTCTTACGAAGAGGGAGAATCCTTTGAAGAAGAGGATGATGAGGAGCACGGGCTTCCCCTTGACGACGGAGAGATAAACGGTTTCGACCTTGATGAAGACTCAACCCGGTCTTCTGCGGGTAAAAACGGCGGTAAGAAAAAAGGAAAAGGAATGATCATTACTTTGATCATTGTCCTGCTTTTTGCCGGTGGAGCCGGGGCAGCCTGGTATCTTAAACTCTGGGAAAGTGTACCTTTCGATATTCCTTTTGTCTCTTCTACTGACAACGGAGAGATGGATGCTTCCGAGCCTCCGTCCAAAAGATTCAGTAAGTTCTCTTTTAAAGATTTGCGCCAATTTTATGTGAATAATGACAAAGCTGGACAGCTTTTTATAATTGAAGGCAAAGTGGTAAATAATTTTAATAAGCCTAAAGAGCTTATTGAAGTGGAAGCCCAGCTTTTTGATGATAAAGGGCAGGTGCTTGATTCCCAAAGACTTCTTTGTGGAAATACACTTTCATTGTTCCAGCTTGAAGTTCAGTCCCGTGAGGAAATTGATGCAGGGCTGACTTCGAAGGTCGGAGTTTTATCAAATAATACTCTGCTTAAGCCGGGCATGGATACTCCTTTCATGGTGGTATTCTTCAAGCCTTCTCCTGCTGTTAAGGAATATGTTATCAATGTGGTGGAAGCCAAAAATCCGCCTAAGAAATAA